The Tenacibaculum jejuense genome includes a window with the following:
- a CDS encoding cold-shock protein has protein sequence MKQGTVKFFNESKGFGFITESNSGTEYFVHISGLIDDIRQGDEVEFELKEGKKGLNAVSVRVI, from the coding sequence ATGAAACAAGGAACGGTAAAGTTCTTTAATGAATCTAAAGGTTTTGGATTTATTACAGAGTCAAATTCAGGAACAGAGTATTTTGTACATATCTCAGGACTAATAGATGATATCAGACAGGGTGATGAAGTAGAGTTCGAACTTAAAGAAGGAAAAAAAGGATTAAACGCTGTAAGTGTTAGAGTAATTTAA
- a CDS encoding DUF4407 domain-containing protein, with protein sequence MKRFFLLCSGVDLDLIQNCSNGEQNKYAGIGATVFFTALMATIASSYALYTVFNNMYTAVFFGIVWGLLIFNLDRYIVSTLRKKDSFLKEFAQAFPRLLLAVIIAVVISKPLELKIFEKEINQVLLTEKNQMTLDNKNQIAAQFTPEITKLQTEISDLKEEINLKEQETNQLYETYIAEAEGRKGTKLKGKGPVYKEKREKHDASLAQLSELKKNNQEKINAKESEIASLIQQQKDSETNSQPIIANYDGLMARINALDQLPWMPSLFIFLLFLAIETSPIFTKLISSKSEYDYKLENRTSKIRTWIQQQIDQREKIMDTDTHINTEIYNDLKSEEELYNYKQKMAQNLMKLQADSFFENQKRLL encoded by the coding sequence ATGAAACGTTTCTTTCTTTTATGTTCAGGTGTAGATCTCGATCTGATACAAAATTGCTCTAATGGTGAACAAAATAAATATGCTGGTATTGGAGCTACAGTTTTTTTCACTGCCTTAATGGCTACAATAGCTAGTAGTTATGCTTTATATACCGTATTTAACAATATGTATACTGCTGTATTCTTTGGTATTGTTTGGGGATTACTCATCTTTAATTTAGACAGATACATAGTTTCTACACTCAGAAAAAAAGATAGTTTTCTTAAAGAATTTGCACAAGCTTTCCCTAGACTTTTATTAGCTGTAATAATCGCAGTAGTGATTTCTAAACCTCTGGAATTAAAGATTTTTGAAAAAGAAATTAATCAGGTATTATTGACAGAAAAGAATCAAATGACCTTAGATAATAAAAATCAAATTGCGGCACAGTTTACTCCTGAAATAACAAAGCTTCAAACTGAAATTTCAGATTTAAAAGAAGAAATTAATTTAAAAGAACAAGAAACCAATCAACTTTACGAAACATATATAGCAGAAGCAGAAGGAAGAAAAGGAACCAAACTAAAAGGTAAAGGTCCTGTTTATAAAGAAAAAAGAGAAAAACATGATGCTTCATTGGCACAACTTTCTGAATTGAAAAAGAATAACCAAGAAAAAATCAACGCTAAAGAATCAGAAATCGCTTCTTTAATTCAACAACAAAAAGATTCGGAAACAAATTCTCAACCAATTATTGCTAATTATGACGGGTTAATGGCTCGAATAAATGCTTTAGATCAACTTCCATGGATGCCTTCTTTATTTATTTTCTTATTGTTTTTAGCTATAGAAACATCTCCAATTTTCACAAAACTTATCAGTAGTAAAAGTGAATATGATTATAAATTAGAAAATAGAACTTCTAAGATAAGAACTTGGATTCAACAACAGATAGATCAGAGAGAAAAAATAATGGATACTGATACACATATCAATACTGAAATTTATAACGATTTAAAATCGGAAGAAGAACTTTATAATTACAAGCAAAAAATGGCTCAAAACCTAATGAAATTACAAGCCGATTCCTTTTTTGAAAACCAAAAACGCTTATTGTAA
- a CDS encoding M56 family metallopeptidase: MHNFNRFFLIGGLLFSFLVPEYTIYIEPTLTAELLIPQTFEESVSATTSKIDTETNYFDFTLLFQTIYIIIVGVLLFRFSKNLYNIFSRIKNNEIISFYNAKLVLVEDEIAPHTFWNYIFINKNEYHNKTIEKELFTHELTHVTQHHTFDIILIELLHAIFWFNPLFIYLKKAIRLNHEFLADASVIDTYNNTITYQELLLKRSSDSKKYYLASNLNFILTKKRLLMMTKQKSGKAILLKKMSVIPLLCGLLFSLAERAEAYNNPAEIETKEKANSELFLASVEKNGNEIKLKCYNCERWAKLAIPLNEEHIITDFGFTNKNRVSGSEYAFSIKATENDITFSGLKNTAWINLKFPLLNGKKQYLNQNGIIPYDEASVQKHLEKELKKIDDLNLEFPVQEKDTLYRKLPNGEAIKIWKDKDSIPKKRIVNQKKKTLTYSTKEGKRITKKFSELTPEERKMLPPPPPPRKISKKKVNAKLLKELQNTKKYAIWIDGKVAKNSVLKNYKPSDFKHYSKSFIYKNARNKRFPQPYQFYLITKRNTKNYPTVKKGGQTNIPPPPKPKAEKEKGFYDQNGETLYFIKNENGTTYYNRFGQEVTESGELITPENSLSPHGAVVRKGDSTNIPPPPKRTYPKVKKGEKNDIPTPPKHKTSNKTWQVSKEVVYPTIYKNEKKETKKVILEKETPENINNNVLTNYFLEEKKISKNKYYDLAKNKKEYFIGGAYANREKSVLNMYLTKSEDKLTKLLNSDNIK; this comes from the coding sequence ATGCACAACTTCAATCGTTTCTTTTTAATTGGAGGTTTATTGTTTTCTTTTCTGGTTCCTGAGTATACAATTTATATAGAACCTACATTAACTGCTGAACTTCTAATTCCTCAAACATTCGAAGAATCAGTTAGTGCTACCACAAGTAAAATTGATACAGAAACTAATTACTTTGATTTCACTTTACTTTTTCAAACAATATATATTATTATAGTTGGTGTTTTGCTATTTCGATTCTCAAAGAATCTTTATAATATTTTTAGCCGAATTAAAAACAACGAAATTATTAGCTTTTATAATGCTAAACTTGTTTTGGTTGAAGATGAAATAGCTCCGCATACTTTTTGGAATTACATTTTCATTAATAAAAACGAATACCATAATAAAACTATAGAAAAAGAACTTTTTACGCATGAGCTTACTCATGTTACACAACATCATACTTTCGATATTATTCTCATAGAACTTTTGCATGCTATTTTTTGGTTTAATCCGCTTTTTATTTACCTAAAAAAAGCCATAAGATTAAATCATGAGTTTTTAGCAGACGCATCTGTTATCGATACTTACAACAATACTATTACATATCAAGAGCTTTTATTAAAGAGAAGTTCTGATTCAAAAAAATATTACTTGGCCAGTAATTTGAATTTTATTTTAACTAAAAAAAGATTACTTATGATGACTAAACAAAAATCTGGCAAAGCAATTTTGCTAAAAAAGATGAGTGTTATTCCATTGCTATGCGGACTTTTATTTTCACTTGCTGAACGGGCTGAAGCTTATAACAATCCAGCTGAAATTGAGACTAAAGAAAAAGCAAACTCAGAACTTTTCCTTGCATCCGTTGAAAAAAATGGTAATGAAATTAAACTAAAATGTTATAACTGTGAAAGATGGGCTAAACTAGCTATACCTTTAAATGAAGAACATATTATTACCGATTTCGGTTTTACAAATAAAAACCGCGTATCCGGAAGTGAATATGCGTTTTCTATAAAAGCAACTGAGAATGATATTACATTTTCTGGATTGAAAAACACTGCTTGGATAAATCTTAAATTCCCACTGCTTAACGGTAAAAAACAATACCTAAATCAGAACGGAATTATTCCTTATGATGAAGCTTCAGTTCAAAAACATTTAGAAAAAGAATTAAAAAAAATTGATGATCTTAATCTTGAATTCCCAGTGCAAGAAAAAGATACATTATATCGTAAACTTCCTAATGGAGAAGCTATAAAAATCTGGAAAGACAAAGATTCTATTCCAAAAAAACGAATTGTAAATCAAAAAAAGAAGACACTTACCTACTCAACTAAAGAAGGAAAACGAATAACTAAAAAATTTTCAGAGTTAACACCAGAAGAGAGAAAAATGTTACCACCTCCTCCTCCACCGAGGAAAATTTCTAAAAAGAAAGTAAATGCTAAATTGCTAAAAGAATTACAAAACACTAAGAAATACGCTATTTGGATCGATGGGAAAGTTGCTAAAAACTCAGTATTAAAAAATTATAAACCTTCTGATTTTAAACATTATTCTAAAAGTTTCATTTATAAAAACGCTAGAAATAAAAGATTTCCTCAGCCGTATCAATTCTATTTAATTACTAAAAGAAATACAAAAAATTATCCAACTGTAAAAAAAGGAGGTCAAACAAATATTCCACCGCCACCAAAACCTAAGGCTGAAAAAGAAAAGGGATTCTATGATCAAAATGGAGAAACACTTTATTTTATAAAAAATGAAAATGGAACAACGTACTACAACCGCTTCGGACAAGAAGTAACTGAATCTGGAGAATTAATTACACCAGAAAACAGTTTATCACCTCACGGCGCAGTAGTTAGAAAAGGTGATTCTACCAATATTCCTCCTCCTCCAAAAAGAACATATCCTAAAGTTAAAAAAGGAGAAAAAAATGATATTCCTACACCACCAAAACATAAAACGAGTAACAAGACTTGGCAAGTTTCTAAAGAAGTAGTTTATCCGACTATATACAAAAATGAAAAAAAAGAAACGAAAAAAGTTATTCTAGAAAAAGAGACTCCAGAAAACATTAATAATAATGTTTTAACTAATTATTTCTTGGAAGAGAAAAAAATTTCAAAAAATAAGTACTATGATTTAGCAAAGAACAAAAAAGAGTACTTCATCGGAGGAGCTTATGCAAATAGAGAAAAAAGTGTATTAAACATGTATTTAACCAAAAGTGAAGACAAACTAACGAAATTACTAAATTCAGATAATATCAAATAA
- a CDS encoding BlaI/MecI/CopY family transcriptional regulator has protein sequence MKLSKSEEQVMQYLWKLNKAFMKDLLLEFPDPKPANTTLATLLKRMKDKGFIDYKLYGKSREYFPLVKKTDYFSKHVNGLIKNFFNDSASQFASFFTKETDLSVDELKELRKIIDHQIKEQNND, from the coding sequence ATGAAATTATCAAAATCTGAAGAGCAAGTAATGCAATATTTATGGAAACTAAACAAAGCTTTTATGAAAGATTTGTTATTAGAATTTCCTGATCCAAAACCTGCGAACACAACTTTAGCTACGCTTTTAAAGCGTATGAAAGACAAAGGTTTTATTGATTATAAGCTTTATGGAAAATCTAGAGAATATTTTCCTTTAGTAAAGAAAACAGACTATTTCTCTAAACATGTTAATGGTTTGATTAAAAACTTTTTTAATGATTCTGCCAGTCAGTTTGCTTCATTTTTCACTAAAGAAACCGATTTGTCTGTTGATGAATTAAAAGAATTGAGAAAGATTATAGATCATCAAATTAAAGAACAAAACAATGATTAA
- a CDS encoding DUF2490 domain-containing protein, producing the protein MRSIFIFVFVLFVGKITSQTNFSAGVLPKVVTSFKISPKMKWVNSIESREFFYDEKFELTHSLVDVSTIFSLKTEMNNKLNFGFIFRFKDGEVEYRSLQHYNIIHSLEQFQMGHRFAFEQFYDDVINLRGRYRFTIQRALNGDKIDVFEWYLKLSNEYLWQFNDENLEIRLAPNLGYRLSKRNKIEFGVEYRAANFIRELNKNELWMRCTMYISL; encoded by the coding sequence ATGCGTAGTATTTTTATTTTCGTTTTTGTCTTGTTTGTAGGGAAGATTACGAGTCAAACTAATTTTTCTGCGGGAGTTTTACCTAAAGTTGTTACTTCATTTAAAATATCACCTAAAATGAAATGGGTGAATAGTATAGAATCTAGAGAGTTTTTTTATGATGAAAAGTTTGAACTGACGCATAGTTTAGTCGATGTCTCAACTATTTTTTCACTAAAAACAGAAATGAATAATAAATTAAATTTTGGATTCATTTTTCGATTCAAAGATGGTGAAGTTGAGTACAGATCGTTACAACATTATAATATTATTCATAGTCTTGAGCAATTTCAAATGGGCCATCGATTTGCTTTTGAGCAGTTTTACGATGATGTGATTAATTTAAGAGGACGATATCGATTTACAATCCAACGCGCTTTGAATGGAGATAAGATTGATGTTTTCGAATGGTATTTAAAACTGTCTAATGAATATTTGTGGCAATTTAATGATGAGAATTTAGAAATAAGATTAGCGCCAAATTTAGGATATCGATTAAGTAAAAGAAATAAAATAGAGTTTGGTGTAGAATATAGAGCGGCGAATTTTATCAGAGAGTTAAACAAAAATGAATTATGGATGCGATGTACAATGTATATATCATTATAA
- a CDS encoding DUF3857 domain-containing protein, whose translation MKYIYTLALFLFSVIIHAQMGTIQELGLASLKELEMTFYEKDSSAKALVLEEKGHVYIDQKNDYNFRRDVYRRVKIFDTSEVERANISINTYKKEKVINIKAISYTSTDGLIKKIFLSDQRIYKKQLSENWNQTSFTLPNVKAGSIIEYTYSVISPYNKLDDWVFQSDIPKIKSDFKATILGNWNYNIRLRLYKPLDRKNNHIEKECVVLSNGITGDCNVTEFGLDHIPAFKGEDYMLSEENFKSKVIFEPVSYTNVHGRVTKFTKTWKDADKTLKNNLFDGQTSKKNYFKRNLPEEVLANKDNLGRAKAVYQHIQKELNWNGKLWSSDKIKVKDIYQDKIGSVDAINLSLYNALQAAKIESYLVVLSTRENGKVTKLFPSVTEFNYVLVKVIINDESYFLDATDKNLLFGEIPFRCLNGDGRVLDFSKGSYWELIKPKFNSYISHSISLNFEEDELKGEIKTSRKGYYAQRERKRVNSKSEDEYLDEFESKNPFIEVDSLNNIAAKDGEGTFKTVLKINIPEIAQENTIRLNPFFTDRTKENPFKLNERNYPVNFGFTFSKSHQVNIKIPDGYSINKLPENKIISLPNNGGRFIFNAKKTENSVKIFSKFFLRRAVFNQQEYHYLKEFYNQIINAQNQEIVLIKN comes from the coding sequence ATGAAATATATTTACACATTAGCCTTATTCCTTTTTAGCGTAATTATTCATGCGCAAATGGGTACAATTCAAGAATTGGGTTTAGCTAGCTTAAAAGAATTAGAAATGACCTTTTATGAAAAAGATTCTAGTGCTAAAGCTCTTGTTCTTGAAGAAAAAGGCCATGTGTATATCGATCAAAAAAATGATTACAATTTTAGAAGAGATGTTTACAGAAGGGTAAAAATTTTTGATACGTCTGAAGTGGAAAGAGCTAATATTTCTATAAACACTTACAAAAAAGAAAAAGTGATTAATATTAAAGCAATTTCTTATACATCAACAGACGGATTGATTAAAAAAATATTTCTTTCAGATCAACGTATTTATAAGAAACAACTATCTGAAAACTGGAATCAAACAAGTTTCACTTTACCAAATGTTAAAGCTGGATCAATCATTGAATACACGTACAGTGTTATTTCACCATATAATAAATTAGATGATTGGGTTTTTCAATCTGATATCCCTAAAATAAAAAGTGACTTTAAAGCAACTATATTAGGTAATTGGAACTATAACATTCGATTAAGATTATATAAACCTTTAGATAGAAAAAACAATCATATAGAAAAAGAATGTGTTGTATTGTCTAATGGAATTACTGGCGATTGTAACGTTACAGAATTTGGCTTAGATCATATTCCTGCTTTCAAAGGTGAAGATTATATGCTTTCTGAAGAGAATTTTAAGTCTAAAGTTATTTTTGAACCTGTTTCTTATACTAATGTCCATGGAAGAGTTACAAAATTTACGAAGACTTGGAAAGATGCTGATAAAACTTTAAAAAACAATCTTTTCGACGGACAAACTTCTAAGAAAAATTATTTTAAGCGAAATCTTCCTGAAGAAGTTTTAGCTAACAAAGATAATCTTGGCAGAGCCAAAGCTGTTTATCAACATATCCAAAAAGAGTTAAACTGGAATGGCAAACTTTGGTCTAGTGACAAAATTAAAGTAAAAGATATTTATCAAGATAAAATAGGTAGTGTAGATGCAATTAACCTTTCTTTATACAACGCGCTTCAAGCAGCAAAAATAGAAAGTTATTTAGTTGTTCTTTCCACTAGAGAAAACGGTAAAGTAACCAAACTTTTCCCTTCTGTTACCGAGTTCAATTATGTTTTGGTTAAAGTTATAATTAACGATGAAAGCTATTTTTTAGACGCAACAGATAAGAATTTATTATTTGGAGAAATTCCTTTTAGATGCTTAAATGGAGACGGAAGAGTTTTAGATTTTAGCAAAGGAAGTTATTGGGAACTTATAAAACCTAAGTTTAATTCTTACATTTCTCATAGTATTTCATTAAATTTTGAAGAAGACGAACTTAAAGGTGAAATAAAAACTTCAAGAAAAGGTTACTATGCGCAAAGAGAACGAAAAAGAGTAAATTCTAAATCTGAAGATGAATATTTAGATGAGTTTGAAAGTAAAAACCCATTTATAGAAGTCGATTCTTTGAATAATATAGCTGCTAAAGACGGTGAGGGAACTTTTAAAACAGTTCTTAAAATTAATATTCCAGAGATAGCACAAGAAAATACGATTCGTTTAAACCCTTTTTTCACAGACCGCACTAAGGAAAATCCTTTTAAACTAAATGAAAGAAACTATCCTGTAAATTTTGGCTTTACTTTTTCTAAATCTCATCAAGTAAACATTAAAATACCTGATGGATATAGTATTAATAAATTACCTGAAAATAAAATTATAAGTCTACCCAACAATGGTGGAAGATTTATTTTCAACGCTAAAAAAACAGAGAACTCTGTAAAAATATTTTCTAAATTCTTTCTTCGTAGAGCTGTATTTAATCAACAAGAATATCATTATTTAAAAGAATTTTACAATCAAATTATTAATGCTCAGAACCAAGAAATTGTATTGATAAAAAATTAA
- a CDS encoding transglutaminase domain-containing protein: MKNYILSMLFLIAFTSTSFAQEFKFGKVSKEAILQKKHQKDSTASAAYLYNKRRTYYLYDENNGFMLTTEIHKRIKVYTKDALDKGTFLVRLYNDGSTKEKIIKVKGYAFNEDNGNITKTKLKSSHIFKEKINDRITTVKIAFPDVKEGTVIDLTYKLTSPFTHNIDPLNFQYDIPVDVLDMTVETPEYFNFRKASKGYYSVPIKSSSKRSKINLSQRVRETTNTGLVLKSGVNYSSVDYTKNIDHFNAKDIPALNESEPFVYTPKNYRGGVKYELSFIKMPGASPKYYTTTWEDVSKKIYSYKNFGNELDKSKYYKEDLTKILNTAKSEYEKLGAIFQFVKSKTKWNGNYSKYAEFGVKKAYKEGVGNVADINLMLTSMLRSAGLNANPVLVSSRSNGIPLFPTLDGFNYVISLVEFANGKYALLDATEPYSIPNTLPVRALNWNGRKVLKNGNSSWIKLSSSSYATENNKVKISIDDEGTGSGFIIQNETNLKALSSRKTYNHLNEEELISKFEENYNLEIEDFKSRNNKNISKPLSRMFKFTSDDLVEEINGKLYINPLLFLTMKQNPFKSEERKFPIDFATPWNETNNVSIKIPEGYKVEFIPEQLAIGIPDELGFFKFVVTANGQTIQVNSKLQFNSAVISPTYYQTVKDFFKQLVAKQNEKIIISKT, translated from the coding sequence ATGAAAAACTATATTTTATCTATGCTATTTTTAATAGCATTTACAAGCACTAGCTTTGCTCAAGAATTTAAATTTGGTAAAGTATCCAAAGAAGCTATTTTACAAAAGAAACACCAAAAAGACTCTACAGCTTCAGCAGCATATCTATATAATAAAAGAAGAACATATTATTTGTACGATGAAAATAATGGATTTATGCTGACCACAGAAATTCATAAACGAATAAAAGTCTACACAAAAGACGCTTTAGACAAAGGAACATTTTTAGTAAGACTATATAACGATGGGAGCACTAAAGAAAAAATTATAAAAGTAAAAGGTTATGCATTTAATGAAGATAATGGTAATATAACAAAAACTAAACTCAAGAGCTCACATATTTTCAAAGAAAAAATTAATGATAGAATTACAACTGTAAAAATAGCTTTCCCAGATGTAAAAGAGGGAACAGTTATTGATTTAACTTACAAACTTACCTCTCCATTTACTCATAACATTGATCCTTTAAATTTTCAATATGATATTCCTGTAGATGTTTTAGATATGACTGTAGAAACTCCTGAGTATTTTAACTTCAGAAAAGCCTCCAAGGGATACTACAGTGTGCCTATTAAATCTTCAAGCAAAAGAAGTAAAATAAATTTATCTCAAAGAGTTAGAGAAACTACAAATACTGGGCTTGTATTAAAAAGTGGTGTTAATTATTCTTCCGTTGACTATACTAAAAATATCGATCATTTCAACGCTAAAGACATCCCTGCTTTAAATGAATCAGAACCCTTTGTTTATACTCCTAAAAATTACAGAGGCGGAGTTAAATACGAATTATCTTTTATAAAAATGCCTGGAGCATCTCCTAAATACTACACAACTACATGGGAAGATGTCAGCAAGAAAATCTACTCATACAAAAACTTTGGAAATGAATTAGATAAATCAAAATACTACAAAGAAGACTTAACAAAAATTCTTAATACTGCTAAAAGTGAATATGAAAAATTGGGAGCAATATTTCAATTTGTAAAATCAAAAACAAAATGGAATGGTAACTACAGTAAATACGCAGAATTTGGTGTTAAAAAAGCCTACAAAGAAGGTGTTGGAAATGTAGCAGATATCAACTTAATGTTAACTTCTATGTTAAGAAGTGCAGGCTTAAATGCAAATCCTGTTTTAGTAAGTTCTAGATCAAATGGTATTCCTCTTTTTCCAACGTTAGATGGATTTAATTACGTGATAAGTCTGGTTGAATTTGCAAATGGTAAATATGCCCTTTTAGACGCGACCGAACCATATTCTATTCCAAATACTCTTCCTGTTAGAGCTTTAAATTGGAATGGAAGAAAAGTATTGAAAAACGGAAATTCTTCTTGGATTAAACTAAGTTCTTCCTCTTATGCTACAGAAAATAATAAAGTAAAAATAAGTATCGATGATGAGGGAACTGGTTCAGGATTTATTATTCAAAACGAAACTAATCTTAAAGCATTATCGAGTCGAAAAACTTACAATCATTTAAATGAAGAAGAATTGATTTCTAAATTTGAAGAAAATTATAATTTAGAAATTGAAGATTTTAAAAGTAGAAACAACAAAAACATTAGCAAACCATTGAGCAGAATGTTTAAGTTTACTTCAGACGATTTAGTAGAAGAAATTAATGGTAAGTTATACATTAATCCTCTTTTGTTTTTAACTATGAAGCAAAACCCTTTTAAGAGTGAGGAACGAAAATTTCCTATAGATTTCGCTACTCCTTGGAACGAAACAAATAATGTTTCTATTAAAATACCTGAAGGATATAAAGTAGAATTTATACCAGAACAATTGGCTATTGGAATACCAGACGAGTTAGGTTTCTTTAAATTTGTAGTAACAGCAAACGGACAAACTATACAAGTAAACTCTAAATTACAATTCAATTCTGCTGTAATTTCTCCTACATACTATCAAACTGTGAAAGACTTTTTTAAACAATTAGTTGCTAAACAGAATGAAAAAATTATTATTTCTAAAACATAA
- a CDS encoding DUF3857 domain-containing protein, translated as MKKLTLLIICFLQLEFFAQDISLSILTVPPELTKNANAVIRESYTEINLEDSDKMTVYKKRVVTVFNKEGNKAINTSVQYDNDTKITELSARIYNQLGEEIKKYSKGKFIDVSAVSGSTLYSDDRAKYIDYTPTNYPYTIEFISKKTTSSTAFIPVWYPVNNFYVSTQKSEYKIINPKNLIIRKKEKNFSNYPIEKVSEDQIHYKITNQAAVNYERNSVGFSELFPSLKVTLNNFSLNKVTGNYSNWEEFGKWMYNKLLLNRNKLNQATISKIKDLVKNASSDLEKAKIVYQFVQNKTRYINVSIGIGGWQPIPADQVDELGYGDCKGLTNYTKALLDAVGIKSFHTIVYGNYKRDIDKNFSSLQGNHMILNIPSENGEDTWLECTSQTMPFGFLGDFTDDRNVLVITPEGGIIKRTPAYKNDFNLQHISANVTLNSNGSLAAKIDITSKGIQYDTKQVLDNKSESDLEKYYLSNLWDYNNNMVINKIDINNNKDEIIFKEKLDVSINDYATVNENELLFRVNIFNKNSYIPKRYRKRKLPLKVDRGFKDTDTYTITIPEGYIIHQLPETKTINNKFGEYKVSITKIDDNTLKYNKSILIKEGTYPKEDYKLYRKFRKSIAKLENARIAIYKN; from the coding sequence ATGAAAAAACTTACCTTACTTATAATCTGCTTTTTGCAGCTAGAGTTTTTTGCTCAAGACATTAGTTTATCAATCCTAACAGTACCTCCTGAATTGACAAAAAATGCTAATGCTGTTATTAGAGAAAGCTACACAGAAATCAACTTAGAAGATTCTGATAAAATGACTGTGTATAAAAAAAGAGTTGTTACTGTTTTTAATAAAGAAGGTAATAAAGCTATAAACACAAGTGTTCAATATGATAATGACACAAAAATAACTGAACTTTCTGCCAGAATATATAATCAATTAGGAGAAGAAATTAAAAAATATAGTAAAGGAAAATTCATAGATGTAAGTGCTGTTAGTGGTTCTACTTTATATTCAGATGATAGGGCTAAATATATAGACTACACTCCAACAAATTATCCTTACACAATAGAGTTTATATCTAAAAAAACAACCTCTTCTACTGCATTTATACCTGTATGGTATCCAGTGAATAATTTTTATGTTTCCACTCAAAAATCAGAATACAAAATCATAAACCCAAAAAATCTAATCATCAGAAAAAAAGAAAAAAACTTTTCAAATTACCCAATAGAAAAGGTTTCTGAAGATCAAATTCACTATAAAATCACAAATCAAGCAGCAGTTAATTATGAAAGAAATTCAGTAGGGTTTTCAGAATTATTCCCTTCTTTGAAAGTCACACTAAATAATTTTTCATTAAATAAAGTCACAGGGAATTACAGCAATTGGGAAGAATTTGGAAAATGGATGTATAATAAACTTCTGTTAAATAGAAACAAATTAAACCAAGCTACTATTTCAAAAATTAAAGATTTAGTGAAAAATGCTAGTAGTGATCTGGAAAAAGCTAAAATTGTTTATCAATTTGTTCAAAATAAAACAAGATATATTAATGTTAGCATTGGTATTGGCGGATGGCAACCGATTCCAGCTGATCAAGTTGATGAATTAGGTTATGGAGATTGTAAAGGATTAACAAACTATACAAAAGCTTTGCTTGACGCTGTTGGTATTAAATCATTTCACACCATAGTTTATGGAAATTATAAGCGAGATATAGACAAGAATTTTTCTTCTCTCCAAGGAAACCATATGATTTTGAATATACCAAGTGAAAACGGCGAAGACACTTGGTTAGAATGTACTAGCCAAACCATGCCTTTCGGTTTTTTAGGAGACTTCACTGATGACCGTAATGTTTTGGTTATTACTCCAGAAGGAGGAATCATTAAGAGAACTCCTGCTTATAAAAATGACTTTAATTTACAACATATTTCTGCCAATGTAACTTTAAATTCTAATGGTAGCTTAGCTGCTAAAATTGATATCACTTCTAAAGGAATTCAATACGACACGAAACAAGTACTAGATAATAAATCAGAAAGTGATTTAGAAAAATATTATTTATCAAACCTTTGGGACTATAATAATAACATGGTCATCAATAAAATAGATATTAACAACAATAAGGACGAAATAATTTTTAAAGAAAAATTAGATGTATCTATAAACGATTATGCAACCGTTAATGAAAATGAACTTTTATTTAGAGTTAATATTTTTAATAAAAACTCCTATATCCCAAAACGATACAGAAAAAGAAAACTTCCACTAAAAGTAGATAGAGGTTTTAAAGATACAGATACTTACACAATTACAATTCCTGAAGGTTATATTATACACCAACTTCCAGAAACTAAAACAATAAATAACAAATTCGGAGAATATAAAGTTTCTATTACCAAAATAGATGACAACACTTTAAAATACAATAAATCTATTTTAATAAAAGAAGGCACATATCCTAAAGAAGACTACAAATTATACAGAAAATTTAGAAAAAGTATAGCGAAATTAGAAAATGCTAGAATTGCTATCTATAAAAATTAA